The proteins below are encoded in one region of Nilaparvata lugens isolate BPH chromosome X, ASM1435652v1, whole genome shotgun sequence:
- the LOC111057444 gene encoding uncharacterized protein LOC111057444 has product MASGNRNPKQAKFQKDLEYNEKLKLVDAELMSFHQYCQQMGFTDAEMEVICSPLFEAMQKNTLKKILKTIFIMIVIGVALYAVIQIGSVAVHLTAIGRIFMIKALPFWDWRSLFYESCLMTNPFYSDYTLTEDDCVSCEALEYVDRVDKVGYDSLLNNYLSRDVPLIVTDAMESWPVMNTNDFYFDNITQLYLQDEKLVDTVPCILTTNLRTGSSDLLAFLKRIHSSSVDKWFVHWQNCDIHAVKALRKFYQRPYFLSSSVSPAHFNWVLMSSDYNTNNYKKVELDSGLIMLAQLRGSTVFKLTPHNLCNSSCPQLSSDLSEGEILVFTNYLWNFEYRPGHHLDSVAILTETVWDEVSQ; this is encoded by the exons ATGGCTTCAGGAAATCGGAATCCAAAACAAGCGAAGTTCCAGAAAGATCTAGAGTATAATGAGAAATTGAAGCTGGTTGATGCAGAACTGATGTCATTTCATCAGTACTGTCAACAAATGGGCTTCACAGATGCTGAAATGGAAGTTATATGCTCCCCACTCTTTGAGGCAATGCAGaagaatactttgaaaaaaatactaaaaactatCTTTATAATGATAGTGATAGGGGTTGCTCTATATGCTGTAATTCAGATAGGAAGTGTTGCAGTACACCTCACTGCTATTGGAAGAATCTTTATGATAAAG GCTCTACCGTTTTGGGACTGGAGATCTTTGTTCTATGAATCCTGCCTCATGACCAATCCATTCTACAGTGATTACACTTTAACAGAAGATGACTGTGTT tcCTGTGAAGCCTTGGAGTATGTTGATCGAGTGGACAAAGTTGGCTATGACTCTCTTCTCAATAACTATCTGAGTAGGGATGTACCTTTGATTGTTACTGATGCTATGGAATCGTGGCCTGTCATGAATACAAACGATTTCTATTTCGACAACATCACTCAG ttgtATCTTCAAGATGAAAAATTGGTTGATACGGTGCCATGTATTCTTACAACAAATCTGAGGACTGGATCATCTGATTTATTGGCTTTTCTGAAGCGTATTCACAGTTCTTCAGTTGACAAGTGGTTTGTTCATTG GCAAAATTGTGACATCCATGCTGTGAAGGCACTAAGAAAATTTTATCAGCGTCCATACTTCCTTTCAAGCTCTGTTTCTCCAGCTCACTTCAATTGGGTACTCATGTCTTCGGACTACAATACCAATAATTACAAAAAG GTTGAACTGGACTCAGGACTGATAATGCTAGCGCAGCTGCGAGGTTCCACTGTATTCAAATTGACTCCACATAACCTTTGCAATTCTTCATGCCCTCAACTATCATCTGATCTTTCTGAAGGAGAAATCT TGGTCTTCACAAACTATCTGTGGAATTTCGAGTATCGGCCTGGTCATCATCTTGATAGCGTGGCAATTTTGACGGAAACTGTTTGGGATGAAGTATCCCAATAA